A single window of Gossypium hirsutum isolate 1008001.06 chromosome A10, Gossypium_hirsutum_v2.1, whole genome shotgun sequence DNA harbors:
- the LOC107903763 gene encoding pentatricopeptide repeat-containing protein At1g63330 isoform X2, with protein MGGLQKKHDRFHNLNGALSLFNKMIDECPKPSIVEFSILLQAIVRMKHYALVVFLGSQMELRGVSHNAYSFTILINCFCHLGKVDFGFSVLGKMLKLGFEPNVVTLSTLINGLCNQSRVSQAVNLFYEMIEKGYRPDSFACNTVLNGLCKSGNTGRAVRMKHYALAVSLGSQMELWGVSHDAHSFNILINCFCQLGKVDFGFSVLGKMLKLGFEPDVVTLSTLINGLCNQNKVSQAASLFDEMIKKGCRPDSVAYNTVLNGLCKTGNTGRAVKFLRMMNERGFEPNIRAYSTLIDCLCKNGLLNEAVDLFSEVNVKGIRPNIVIYNCLIHGMCNSGQQHEATKLLNEMVGNNVSPDIFTYNILIDAHCKEGTILEAVSIFNAMRKQGIKPDVVTYNILVDAWCKERLISESLDVVHTMRKQGIEPDVVTYSTLVDAHCKEGRVSEAEDIVDTMRKEGIEPDVVTYNILVDVYCKERSISKAVDTIATMRKQGVEPDVVTYNIFINALCKNGMVSEAECIVDTMRKQCIEPNFVTYRTLMLGMCELGRVSTACELLRKMLTSGEVPDLMTISILLDDFCKRGKLDEALEFFQAMRNSGLKLDTDSYSVVIDGLCKAGRIEVAKELFHELSVNGLKPNVYTYDIVINGLCKEGLLDEAYQLFRTMGDNDCLPVGCCYNVMIQAFLRNSYTSKATELLTEMVGKGFCAEICTATLFVDLILQSNESILI; from the exons ATGG GGGGATTGCAGAAAAAGCATGATCGCTTCCATAATCTTAATGGTGCTTTATCTTTATTTAACAAGATGATTGACGAGTGCCCTAAGCCTTCAATCGTGGAGTTCTCTATATTATTACAGGCCATTGTCAGAATGAAACATTATGCGCTTGTTGTTTTTCTGGGTAGCCAGATGGAATTACGGGGAGTTTCACATAATGCTTATTCTTTCACCATCTTGATTAATTGCTTTTGTCATTTAGGTAAAGttgattttgggttttctgtTTTGGGGAAAATGCTCAAGTTAGGTTTTGAACCTAATGTTGTAACTTTGTCCACCTTGATTAATGGACTTTGTAATCAAAGCAGGGTTTCTCAGGCTGTGAATTTGTTTTATGAAATGATCGAAAAAGGGTATCGACCTGATTCATTTGCTTGCAATACAGTACTTAATGGGTTGTGCAAGTCTGGTAACACTGGTCGAGCTGTTAGAATGAAACATTATGCGCTTGCTGTTTCTCTGGGCAGCCAGATGGAACTATGGGGAGTTTCACATGATGCTCATTCTTTCAACATTTTGATTAATTGCTTTTGTCAGTTAGGTAAAGttgattttgggttttctgtTTTGGGGAAAATGCTCAAGTTAGGTTTTGAACCTGATGTTGTAACTTTGTCCACTTTGATTAATGGACTTTGTAATCAAAACAAGGTTTCTCAGGCTGCAAGTTTGTTTGATGAAATGATCAAAAAAGGGTGTCGACCTGATTCAGTTGCTTACAATACAGTACTTAATGGGTTGTGTAAGACTGGGAACACTGGTCGAGCTGTTAAGTTTCTAAGGATGATGAATGAAAGAGGTTTCGAACCCAATATTAGAGCATATAGCACCCTTATTGACTGTCTTTGTAAGAATGGGTTACTAAATGAGGCTGTCGACCTCTTCTCTGAAGTGAACGTTAAGGGCATTAGACCAAATATTGTTATTTACAATTGCTTAATTCATGGTATGTGTAATTCAGGCCAGCAGCATGAGGCAACCAAGCTTTTGAATGAAATGGTGGGTAACAATGTTTCTCCTGATATTTTCACGTATAACATATTGATTGATGCACATTGCAAGGAGGGGACAATTTTGGAAGCTGTAAGTATCTTTAATGCGATGAGAAAGCAAGGCATCAAGCCTGATGTTGTCACCTATAATATATTGGTTGATGCATGGTGCAAGGAGAGGCTAATTTCTGAATCTTTGGATGTAGTTCACACAATGAGAAAGCAAGGCATTGAGCCTGATGTTGTCACGTATAGTACATTAGTTGATGCGCATTGCAAGGAGGGGAGGGTTTCTGAAGCCGAAGATATTGTTGACACAATGAGAAAGGAAGGCATTGAGCCCGATGTTGTGACGTATAATATATTGGTTGATGTGTATTGCAAGGAGAGGAGTATTTCTAAAGCTGTAGATACTATTGCCACAATGAGAAAGCAAGGTGTGGAGCCTGATGTTGTCACCTATAATATATTTATCAATGCACTTTGCAAGAATGGGATGGTTTCTGAAGCTGAATGTATTGTCGACACAATGAGAAAACAATGCATTGAGCCTAATTTTGTCACATACAGAACTCTTATGCTGGGTATGTGTGAATTAGGGAGAGTTTCAACTGCATGTGAACTTTTAAGAAAGATGCTTACTTCTGGAGAAGTTCCAGATCTAATGACCATTTCGATTTTGTTGGATGATTTTTGCAAAAGAGGTAAACTTGACGAGGCATTGGAATTTTTTCAAGCAATGCGGAATAGTGGGTTGAAACTTGATACTGACTCTTATAGTGTTGTGATTGATGGCTTGTGCAAAGCTGGGCGAATTGAAGTTGCAAAGGAATTATTTCATGAACTCTCAGTCAATGGTTTAAAACCAAATGTTTACACATATGATATTGTGATTAATGGATTATGTAAAGAGGGATTGCTAGATGAAGCATACCAGTTGTTTAGAACCATGGGAGATAATGATTGTTTGCCCGTTGGCTGCTGTTATAATGTAATGATCCAGGCGTTTCTTCGAAATAGCTATACCTCAAAAGCAACAGAACTTCTTACAGAAATGGTTGGAAAGGGCTTTTGTGCAGAAATATGCACTGCCACCTTATTTGTGGATCTCATCTTGCAATCTAATGAATCAATTTTGATCTGA
- the LOC107903763 gene encoding pentatricopeptide repeat-containing protein At1g63330 isoform X1, with the protein MGKLPSSSVLLNGRRNLSILYPSFFSSSFNTIATHIESLSKDSMPVGGLQKKHDRFHNLNGALSLFNKMIDECPKPSIVEFSILLQAIVRMKHYALVVFLGSQMELRGVSHNAYSFTILINCFCHLGKVDFGFSVLGKMLKLGFEPNVVTLSTLINGLCNQSRVSQAVNLFYEMIEKGYRPDSFACNTVLNGLCKSGNTGRAVRMKHYALAVSLGSQMELWGVSHDAHSFNILINCFCQLGKVDFGFSVLGKMLKLGFEPDVVTLSTLINGLCNQNKVSQAASLFDEMIKKGCRPDSVAYNTVLNGLCKTGNTGRAVKFLRMMNERGFEPNIRAYSTLIDCLCKNGLLNEAVDLFSEVNVKGIRPNIVIYNCLIHGMCNSGQQHEATKLLNEMVGNNVSPDIFTYNILIDAHCKEGTILEAVSIFNAMRKQGIKPDVVTYNILVDAWCKERLISESLDVVHTMRKQGIEPDVVTYSTLVDAHCKEGRVSEAEDIVDTMRKEGIEPDVVTYNILVDVYCKERSISKAVDTIATMRKQGVEPDVVTYNIFINALCKNGMVSEAECIVDTMRKQCIEPNFVTYRTLMLGMCELGRVSTACELLRKMLTSGEVPDLMTISILLDDFCKRGKLDEALEFFQAMRNSGLKLDTDSYSVVIDGLCKAGRIEVAKELFHELSVNGLKPNVYTYDIVINGLCKEGLLDEAYQLFRTMGDNDCLPVGCCYNVMIQAFLRNSYTSKATELLTEMVGKGFCAEICTATLFVDLILQSNESILI; encoded by the coding sequence ATGGGTAAGCTTCCTTCTTCTTCAGTACTTCTAAACGGTCGAAGGAATCTTTCTATTCTAtacccttcttttttttcttcttcttttaacacCATTGCTACCCACATCGAATCTTTAAGTAAGGATTCCATGCCTGTAGGGGGATTGCAGAAAAAGCATGATCGCTTCCATAATCTTAATGGTGCTTTATCTTTATTTAACAAGATGATTGACGAGTGCCCTAAGCCTTCAATCGTGGAGTTCTCTATATTATTACAGGCCATTGTCAGAATGAAACATTATGCGCTTGTTGTTTTTCTGGGTAGCCAGATGGAATTACGGGGAGTTTCACATAATGCTTATTCTTTCACCATCTTGATTAATTGCTTTTGTCATTTAGGTAAAGttgattttgggttttctgtTTTGGGGAAAATGCTCAAGTTAGGTTTTGAACCTAATGTTGTAACTTTGTCCACCTTGATTAATGGACTTTGTAATCAAAGCAGGGTTTCTCAGGCTGTGAATTTGTTTTATGAAATGATCGAAAAAGGGTATCGACCTGATTCATTTGCTTGCAATACAGTACTTAATGGGTTGTGCAAGTCTGGTAACACTGGTCGAGCTGTTAGAATGAAACATTATGCGCTTGCTGTTTCTCTGGGCAGCCAGATGGAACTATGGGGAGTTTCACATGATGCTCATTCTTTCAACATTTTGATTAATTGCTTTTGTCAGTTAGGTAAAGttgattttgggttttctgtTTTGGGGAAAATGCTCAAGTTAGGTTTTGAACCTGATGTTGTAACTTTGTCCACTTTGATTAATGGACTTTGTAATCAAAACAAGGTTTCTCAGGCTGCAAGTTTGTTTGATGAAATGATCAAAAAAGGGTGTCGACCTGATTCAGTTGCTTACAATACAGTACTTAATGGGTTGTGTAAGACTGGGAACACTGGTCGAGCTGTTAAGTTTCTAAGGATGATGAATGAAAGAGGTTTCGAACCCAATATTAGAGCATATAGCACCCTTATTGACTGTCTTTGTAAGAATGGGTTACTAAATGAGGCTGTCGACCTCTTCTCTGAAGTGAACGTTAAGGGCATTAGACCAAATATTGTTATTTACAATTGCTTAATTCATGGTATGTGTAATTCAGGCCAGCAGCATGAGGCAACCAAGCTTTTGAATGAAATGGTGGGTAACAATGTTTCTCCTGATATTTTCACGTATAACATATTGATTGATGCACATTGCAAGGAGGGGACAATTTTGGAAGCTGTAAGTATCTTTAATGCGATGAGAAAGCAAGGCATCAAGCCTGATGTTGTCACCTATAATATATTGGTTGATGCATGGTGCAAGGAGAGGCTAATTTCTGAATCTTTGGATGTAGTTCACACAATGAGAAAGCAAGGCATTGAGCCTGATGTTGTCACGTATAGTACATTAGTTGATGCGCATTGCAAGGAGGGGAGGGTTTCTGAAGCCGAAGATATTGTTGACACAATGAGAAAGGAAGGCATTGAGCCCGATGTTGTGACGTATAATATATTGGTTGATGTGTATTGCAAGGAGAGGAGTATTTCTAAAGCTGTAGATACTATTGCCACAATGAGAAAGCAAGGTGTGGAGCCTGATGTTGTCACCTATAATATATTTATCAATGCACTTTGCAAGAATGGGATGGTTTCTGAAGCTGAATGTATTGTCGACACAATGAGAAAACAATGCATTGAGCCTAATTTTGTCACATACAGAACTCTTATGCTGGGTATGTGTGAATTAGGGAGAGTTTCAACTGCATGTGAACTTTTAAGAAAGATGCTTACTTCTGGAGAAGTTCCAGATCTAATGACCATTTCGATTTTGTTGGATGATTTTTGCAAAAGAGGTAAACTTGACGAGGCATTGGAATTTTTTCAAGCAATGCGGAATAGTGGGTTGAAACTTGATACTGACTCTTATAGTGTTGTGATTGATGGCTTGTGCAAAGCTGGGCGAATTGAAGTTGCAAAGGAATTATTTCATGAACTCTCAGTCAATGGTTTAAAACCAAATGTTTACACATATGATATTGTGATTAATGGATTATGTAAAGAGGGATTGCTAGATGAAGCATACCAGTTGTTTAGAACCATGGGAGATAATGATTGTTTGCCCGTTGGCTGCTGTTATAATGTAATGATCCAGGCGTTTCTTCGAAATAGCTATACCTCAAAAGCAACAGAACTTCTTACAGAAATGGTTGGAAAGGGCTTTTGTGCAGAAATATGCACTGCCACCTTATTTGTGGATCTCATCTTGCAATCTAATGAATCAATTTTGATCTGA